AGAGTCCGGTAACAACGATTCTTGCACATTTTATCTTCTTGTTCATCGTGTTTCTCCCTAAGTACTGCGTCACCTCTCTGCTGCTGTACTGCTTTGTGATTGGGTTCTATCGATATCGGTTGAGACCGAGGCATCCTCCTCACATGGATATAAAGCTGTCTAAAGCGGATTCGGCTTTACCTGATGAGCTAGACGAGGAGTTTGATGGGTTTCCGAGTGGTAAATCTGCAGATTTGGTGAAGAAAAGGTATGATAGGTTAAGAGGAATCGCAGGGAGGATGATGATGGTTTTAGGAGACTTGGCTACACAGGGGGAGAGAGTTAAGAATCTGTTGAGCTGGAGAGATCCTAGGGCAACGTTTCTGTTTTCCATGTTTTGTTTGGTTGCTTGTGGAGTAATCTTCTTAATCTCCATGAAACTGCTGATGACTTTGCTTGCCTTCTACGTCATGAGACACCCTAGGCTTAGGGTTTTTGATATTCCTTCGGTACCTCAAAACTTCTTTAGGAGATTGCCTTCAAGAGCTGATAGTatgttgtgattttttttttttccaattttattATGCTttgatttcttttaattttgagACGTTTCattgatattcatcattctatAAATTTGGTTATCGTAGTTTCTTTCAAATgggttacttttatttttaaattctgaagACCTTTGATATTTATGTTATTCGAATACGTAGGAATTTTTGCTGTTGTTAATATATCTTACCAACACAAGGTAAATGCATTTTGAAATTTATCCATCCTCTGTATTCATTTCCTGTAACATATGAGAAGCATGAGATGCTCTCATGTTATTTGAAGCATACGGGTTTGCTTATGAAACTGATAAAAATTGTTGCTCGAGTTCAAGAGTCAAGCTTCTGaagacaagagagagagagatgtctTGTCCTCGTGTAAAAACTCATTCCCAAACACAAGAGAGTTACCTCAGAGGATTGCATTTgggataattattattttgagatACTGAATCTTGAAAGGTCTGCTTCTTTGCCGTTAATGATGgttacaataataataatctaacAAATCTTGCCGTGATGGTTAATgtaaaagtctatctttattcataacataaaagtttcttatataggagattacaccgtcatagataaatagaaagattacaaatcataatctctgggttatgagtcatccacaatctggttcataacactcccacttggatgccataaccatttagagcttgtaatgttatttaatgttgcctcattaaaaccttaccagaaaAACCCAAttgagacaaaaccatggtgaaagaaaaagagtacaacacacattggacattactgaaggtcccttggaactctccaattttctgcaatccgtgggtgatgaagatcttgggcagaatatgcttcgtcctcgaacatgatagttggttcttctttaccatcggccatgccccaatctgatcgaacatattgagtcatcgacctcaaatacacacacacaaaatcttagatgatgttgctgtgatatgtgtttaccaccatgtgtaaatcataacctgtctgaaagcaaatcaacaaaaccaaataacctctctttgggctggttagtataaaataaatcaaaatcaaaggcttcttcattgtccttcttatggaccaatcagatcagtgtctaaaacaagacttctgcatacTCCATCTCGGGACTAAacggacttctttatcgtccacctttggactgaatggatcagtgtccaaaacaagtgatctcacgcccatgtactagataatgggtgagactgatccatattaaatctcttgagtacccttttctgtatatattatttgatgcacaaggatttcattgttaatgtactcaagctgtaatcgcaaacaaaactttattttttttttaaagatctttcatctcaaactctttcttgagatattcaactgtttgagaaattgtatccagaggttcctaggatattcagatcatatactttgatgattatcaatattgttctcgagaacttgttgtactttcagctcaataccctctagtactttcattatccagtgaaccatataaatatgcagtcactacatcaacttgctgcaagtctaattttctctcttatatagccagacttatgagaaatctaaaagtagttgcatctaccacataggagtatgtctcctcataatctattactggtctttgtgagaatccttgtgcaacatcagctttatatctcacgatttctattcctcacaagatccatttatatccactagttttaacatcatatggcgtcttaatcatatggccaaatacgtctttcttctttaaattatttaaccccacgtttccagtCAATCCAATATGTTCTACGAATGCACACTCTTacattgacgtgggttcatgatcctcgcttatattcataaattcaagtgctaccttgtatgcaaataaatcatcttatgtcgacattccttattggttccattatgttccatacatgatataatcgattgagattcattattatcaggacctttaatactttgcagcttggcgtcccaagctacattgtttggtacctgtaccttagagccggtcggccttatctccatgtctaggatggtttccttagtaacctcggatttggattttgattatcattctctgcacctttcttttgtttccgaggattcttatcttttggaacctatttggtctatcatgtttcatacgttgtctagactctgtagcaacttgagtgtgtctcttcttggacatcaaattcgttggtgctttacaagctggtttatatatgacttagtcattctctTTCGGGCCAGCAAAtatgtctggcatttgattagctagctttgtaaatgtataatctttggacgtctatttcacattctttagtccgacgatcttgccaagacattgatggttgattccattctatttcctttaccatttttttaccagcttaattatttttttctcctcctggtcttaaaataatccgtgtacctggtctcaaatataatcacccatagttggctcaaagtactttattattgtgggagaatcatatccaacatatatccccatcctctttttgaggtcccatcttagttctctgtggtggagcaattagtacatagacaacacatccaaatgtcttatgatggggtatgtctggctcttgacccgctAATAATTGTGATatgggatatctatgctcactaaatggcctgatgcgtattagcttaggtgcatgtaaatttcgtgtggcccaagctgtgaatgagagttttgacctcataagttatggtctatcaatcaactatttgcgttttaaaagatttcggccaatccgttcttggtatggacatgtatcacagaaatgcccacacttacccccatggacataccataatcatttaaacgcttgggacatgtattcaccagtattatctagacatatagtctttatttatgaaaaaatggCTCTTAGCCGTTATACTGGTGATGGTcgaatgagtttcccttgtgtacatgctacacacgtgagattctttgggataactcttcttatcttttaatgtgtgccttttgaatatcaattttcgcatcatgtttggaccaggatggccaatccggtcgtgccataaaatgtatattttcgcaggcttaaagcctctatcatactgatctatgcatagtctaggtcagtagagtaTGCaagtatagtctttaggacttattatggccttgggcgattttatacatatatctgaaggaactctttatttccttcgcccattgttttaatatggaaaccattcattcttatatctttaaaactcaataggctgctcttgctcttagagctgggtgaatataaggcatcactgatttctagacgcatacccttaggcaataatatattagcctagccatagtcttctttcagactggtgAAACCTGCTTTAGCatttatattggcgtttttcagtgtactcatatagacaaatcattcattcatttaatctaagcacacaatgtaatagaaataaattcaaggagataaaaatcagagaaaacatacgagcaaagcaatcacacaagtttgatgtcgaaatcagattatcaacttgattcttttaggcaatcataagtctcatattccataagatcatcttgatcatgttcgaaattattttcaccatctttatagaccaagtgggtttcaggattcttccctttcagactctctttgataaaggtcacaaaaatgtttaggagtccttcatatctttgcccaatggttccccattccacatctatggcacactgatttggtcgagctttgtggtttaaaggatataccacggccactgccttgaccatggctcaaattgggttgatacccacggcctctgccatagtgattcccacggccaaatgtgttatagtggccatgaccacgtcctttccaccctccacggccatgaccgtgtggtctatcattctggacatggttaccttttttttttcttctgcgaccttattggtatcaggtaatggggttaatccaggaggtctcaattcactgtttctcattagtaatccattattttgcccagctagcaatagactcatccacagacttttatagtcctggattctgggattcctccaatcaaatagggcctttggtaataacaccgttctttggtgatcatatctcgatttttaactatgtccaaaggtctagaggattctctatagtcagatactgatctttgagactcttaataagatgatggctaataattaatattgccctgTATCAAtttttctcattggcattattgccttctatgatacattcaccaagtctttttgactttaggataattttcatattcaatgcccaccgtaaataattattttcagagagatttagggcagtaaaatccaggttgattttcgacatctcaaatcatatatcactcaatatttaggtataattttcatgcggccttactcttaaaaacaatcacttcggatttcaatcttgtgaggacaatgagactataaatcttaaaggcatttaatcaatcaatcaatttctagcaagtctgagcaatactatttctatgtgctcataatattatggtttatcaaaactagcaaaaacaaattcaattaatcatgcaattaggatttaacaatcaatagattttagcaagactagtaaaaatatttattaatcactcaatcagtttcaaggctgattttagcaatactagaatatagatttcaagcatgaatttcaatgaatcagtttcaaggctgattggtatttagcataaaccatgtgtaaataatttatctagtatccgaatttatcaaacctcaaaaacatataatcagaccaatcaatttaatcaaactaagcatacaatcttaaacatcaagacattagattttatcatgaatctatcaacctagcatacggattctcaattctcaaagacatccaaatcagatcaatataacctatcatacggattatttagggtttctatttaaaacatatcagattacaaaactatcaatcctagcagatgatattaaacctcaagaatcatgcaatcagatcattcggattttaaacaagtaaacctcaatcaatctatcaacctatcggattatataagcaaagcaagctagaaACCTATTGGATTCAATCAAtattttaacaggctggtcgatttaaataattttaaatcagatgaaaaattaaccaagcaggatgagaaaataaatctatcaatttaacggtcaaacaattctagcaacatagcatcagattcaatcagatttaaaacctcaatgatcaaaaccgaaaacagttttgatttcaaaatattctattagggttttaatatgtgatttgataattatagtataattaattctgatacttatattatgtagggtttatagatatagagttacggtttatcggattttaatttgtaaaaaccgatttggagttttaatcatgtaggaacatgatttagggtttggggtatcgaacttttagagcttcgatttactcaattatgatttttgatttattaccctatggttttgagtcataaagattagggttttagggtttcattatttatcaatcaatccatgttcgattatgggttcttaggttttgaattaccttttaaccttagatgattgttgaatcggaccaccaaaggagttgagccgcgagctggacacgaacgagacccgagctggacacgaacgggacgcgagctggaatggatcgagtcgcttctatcgggtcgcagacatcctttgttgcttgatcgggaacgccttgatcgttGGACTtagctgtctgatgctgtcgcgaacgaggaagaggtcgcgtgctggagctgctctcgggtcgcgaacgtctgagctaggatcaggaacgccttgggctgaagctgatcggggacgcgagctggaacagatgcgggaacaagagacgcgatcggggtttagggttcgtcggatcgctggctagggttagggttttagggttttttgatttgggtattagcttagagtttcgtgctgataacgtgttataaaagtaatggaaaagtctatatttattcataacatagaggttccttatataggagattacaccgtcatagataaatagaaagattacaAATTATAATGACTTAGTTATAAGTCATCCACACTCTGGTTCATGCTTACCTTTTACATGCATACTTAGAATCTCCTATTTATCAGAGTTCAAGTCGTGGCAGACGTTTCTCAGTGGATGCATGATTTTCAAAGTCAAGTCAAGTCAACTCTGTCAAAAACCGAAggtaaacaaagaaaaagatccCTTTCAAGATCATCATGCTCACTTCAAAACCCTTAAAACCACTCGGGATCAAATGAATAGAGAGGCAGAGACTTGGCATTGACTTCTCTTCAAAAAGTCTCCTGTTAACTTTGATCCTTAACAAGATTTCTCTTTCCCTGTTGCAATCATCAAGAAATTGATTCATTATCATCACAAAATTACAACTTGCGCTTCACGACACTAACCTTTCCGACTATTAAAAAGTTATCGCATTGATAACGATGGTTCTTCGTGAGTCTGTCAATGACTTTGCTGTGTTAGTTCTTATCACACGATATACTATAAAACTAGATAGTAATCACGCGCTTTGCGCGACATAAGATGTCTAATTATGTATAACATAAGATATATTTTAAGCGATAGTTAGATAGAACTAAAAGTATGATAATTAtcaggggcgaagccagagaCTTTTTATAATGGGTtcactaatattaaaatttaatatatggtATTTGCAAGTTTGAGAAGAAGctttggaaaataattttttaatattttgcctATCACGTTGTATTAGTTATGGACTTAGAggtttaacaaataaaatcgaaaaaagGTGGatcaatcccctatatattaaagaagaaacatttttaagttatgactTTGTAATCAGTGCTTAGGTGTCAGCTTCACAGGGCTTCTCAGAGTCTCTAATTAAAAAACTTAGATCTTACtagagaaaatacattttttgttACATTGGACCTCCCTTACCATAATTACACATTCCATAACATTACTAATTAAAAACGTGGAAGCAATAACTAACGTGCATCCTCTGTATAATTATAATAACTGCCTAACCAAGTCAcctttacaaaataatataacgGTTTCAAGTTTATAAAAGTTATCGTGCATGCTTTGTTACTACCATACGtgtttatatggtatatgttCTTAGTATTTCTTTGTCTGGATCAAGAAAGTTTCTGGATTTCAACCTTAAACATAGTTAACGTACAATCTATAACATGTGTGATTTACATTTATAGGTTATTGTCGTTGTCATATAGTCATTTTTTCGTTTTCTAAAGTCTAATAATTTTTGTGTTCGAATTTTCTAATCAAATTATTTTCTGTTATAGTTTATACTATCGGGCTTCAGTAATCAATATAAAAGTCTTCTTAGACTGCAGatgctttgtttttttggtCCTTTCTAAACGCAATTTTCCCTCCGTGTGACAAGCATTGATCTCAATAAGCCTTATTGTCCACGTTTAGCATTAATAACTCATAAATTGTTATTAGTGGCATTTATTTTACTTGGAGTATTGTCCAAGTTAACGCATTCAATTTTCCATTATTACATGACATTAAATGGGTCAATAATACGGTACATACATCTATTACAACGCGGTAAGCTCAATATACAAAATACATTATTTCCTTAATAACAGAGATGCTTAATTTACATAAGGCGTTCGACTTAATTTATATATGGAAATTTAGATCGGCTTAATATCTCTAGGTTTGACTATAAAAGGGGTGACCCGTTCTCTGCTTTTCTTTCATCATTCCTCTTCATCTCTAAAACCCAATAATACTCCGTAACAACTTTCAGACTTCTCTAATGGCCGGCTTTAACCCAGTTGCTGATCTGAAACCCTTCAAATCAATGTGGAAGATCAGGGTGAAGATCATACGCCTTTGGAAACAGTTTACTGCTGCTGGTGGTTTAACCATAGAGATGGTTCTTATTGATGCTAATGTGAGTTTTTATAAAACTCTATTTAATCGTTTCTTTTGGTCTGTTATGtccatatttattttgtacttATTCTTAATGTCGTGTATATTTATACAGGGTGATAAGATTCATGCAACTGTGAAGAAAGAATTGGTTAACCAGTTCGATCCCTTTCTTGCTGAAGGGAAAACAAAGATGATGATCAACTTCTCACTAAATCACTCATGTGGCTCCTACAGAACAACAAATCATCTTTACAAGATCAGTTTCCTTGCGACTACCCGTGTCAAAATCTGTGAGGATTTGCCAAGAGCTATTAATGGGTTTCAACCTGTTAATTACCGTGAGATTCTTGATGGTACACTCAACTCGAATCATTTGGTTGGTAAGTAATTATTTCTGTCAGTTTTGTTCTAGCTATTATTCTAcgattataattataatataaactCCCGTTCTGCAGATGTCATAGGCCAGGTAGTGGAAGTTAGCCAAGTTGATGTGTTGTCGGTGAATGGAAAAGATACCCAGAAGATTACTTTGGAACTACGTGATCTTGAGTAAGACAATTATTCTAAACCATGATCCCTTTTCTATATTGATTAGTACATACCAATTTTGGGTTTATATGATTtcgttttgatttattttgcaattttaactattacattttttatttttcgtaGGGATGTTCGTCTTCCACTTGTGTTGTGGGGAAGCTTTGCTTCTGATGTGAGTAATGAGATGCAGACCCGTCGTGATGAAGCACTAATTTGTGTGTTGAGATTTGGGAAGATAAAAGTATGGAAAGGTACGTATATTTAATGTCGTTTGTTTTGTATACTGCTATGTATATGGTTTATCTTTTTTACTAATTCCTGTCCATCTTTGTGCAGATGAACGTAGCATTTCAAATGCGTATAATGTTTCAGACGTCAGTTTGAATCCATACATGACTGAGGTTGAAGAGTTTAAATCTAAGTAAGTTATAAAGGGAGTGTGAATATATTATAATGATAATTCTTTCCATGTCTTACAAAACTTTATTTTGTATTACTTTTGATAGGTTACCAAAAGATGAACTTTGTTTAGCTATCGTGGAGTCCAAGCCAGTAGGCCAGGTTCTTGGTGTTTCGGACAAGGATGATTTTTTTGTTCACACCACCAGGAAGACCATTGCTGAGTTGTCTGAATCTAGACaggtatatacatatatatttaaaaacagattttgtttacatttgttttgAACAAAATGGTCTTCTTACTATACTATTGGATGTTTGTCATGATAGGTGGAGAAGTGTATTGTCATGTGCACAATTGCAGCTATTGATTCTGATATGGGCTGGTACTATTTGAGTTGCAAAGTCTGTTCAAAGAAGGTTGTGCAAGTGCCTAACGACACTCTtgatgatggagaagatgaaaacgAATTGATGTTCAATTACTATTGCAACAAATGCAAATGTTACAACCCTAAGCTTCTCCCAAGGTTGTACATCTATGAATTCCTTTCGTATATTGTTTCTCTTTCCTTATATTTACTCTTGCATTTTTTCATATGTAGGTACAAGTTGCATTTGGTTGTGCTTGACAATACtggaaattcaaaatttttctTATTTGACAACCTTGCATTACAGTTGCTTCATCAACCTTGCATTGAGCTTACTGGACCTATTAGTGATGAGGTTCTTAATCTCGAGCTTAatccattttttatttacatgcaTTAATTGTCAGATATTTACAGTAAATGTTTTTCCTCTTAACATTTTGTAGATTCATGGGCCAGATGTTATACCTCTTGAACTCCAAAACTTAGTGGGTAAGACGTACCTCTTTAAGATTCAAATTGAAAGAGAGAATTATGTCTACAAGCATGAAACCTACAAAGTGTTGAAGATTGTCACCAACCTTGAAATGATTTCTGAATTTGATCTGCCGGCGTCCCCTAAGGTATTTCAACGGATGTTACTTATAATGTTGTCGATATTGTCTTGTCTAATGATTAAATAGTGTTTGAGttacttttttgtttatttaggtGCCAAGGCTTTGTTTAGCTCCATCAACCTCTGCCCTTTCAGAAGCACCAGAGGTACGTGGGACCTGTATCAGTAGGTTGGACCTGTATCAGTAGGTTGTATGCAGTTTTGTATTTGTCAGTTAGATAACCGTGGTTAATTTTTTATCAGGGATCGCTCATGTTATCTGGTGGTTCATCAGAGGAAGTTAATCCAACTGAGCTAACTCCATCTAAAAGGAGAGTGTCAACAGTTGTCAACTTGGAGGAAGAGTTTGATCGGAATTCGGTTACTAAAACTGCATGCACTGTTCGAgttaagaaggagaagagtgagAAAAGTGGCTAGGAGTAATCACGTGGAAAAGTGTTAAGAGgccttcagtttttttttttaatgttttggtgtttttccTTTTATGGTTTTTTCTATAATTAATGcggttttttgttttcaaattttgtttatGGCATATGGTTGTTACCATTATTATTAATAGAAGGCCTTAGTTTTATGATATTTTCGTGCTTTGACTCTGATTTTACTTTTATCATTGTCGATTGTTCTAATAAAAGTTCAGGCCAtgacacacaaaaaaaacatatacactCATTTCTGGATATTTCAGTTATTTGTCCATTTAGGTTAATATAAGTTCActatattttcttaaacaaCTATTCGTGTTGTTGAAGTTGGAACTAACCTGAAAGTAATTTGCATAAGGAAGGACAATAATTCTTCTGTCCATCATTGTCTTTCCGCCAAAAATTGCCCCTCTGATAAGTACATTTAAATGGAGTTGTTAAATCAATATGTTGACCAGAAGGTAAAGCACCCGTATATATTTCAAGATATAATGGAATCTTTTAGTAATGAGGTCACATATGACACACAGGAAACACAGACAAAAAGTCTTATATATAAATTGAGAATTATATTAACATCAGGTGTTTTTGATGTGGATGTGCACTGGATACCTGAAATACCATATCATGCATCATATAAACAATGATGATTATCTCAGATCGGATTAATtgaatcattatatatataaaatgacatttataaaaatatcaatgcAATGTCTATTATGTAATGGAAAATTAACGTCAATCTCTATGGTGCAAGAAAGATTAAAGTTTATttccatattatatatatgaattagatCCAAAAATATCTCACACAAAAGGaatgataatatattaaattatttacttattaataaaattatatgaatccTGCAAAACATTGTGATACTACGCTCTATTGTTTCTGTGCAGAGAACGATAGCAGTTTTCAGACATGAATCGAAACAAACATAAAGCTGGAAAAGAGAATGTTTCAGACATTCGTCCACCTAAAAGAAGGAAACTAGGTTTTGTAATTTGTcccatatatataaagattctTTTTTCATCTCAGTATATGCAAGTGattatataagaaattttttgaCGTGATTTTGCAGACACAAAATCTTCTATTAAATCACCGGAGATGGTTCAACCGGAGGAAAACAGAGCTATGTTGGGTGAGATTACAAATCAGGCATACAACGAACAAAGAGATGCAAGAACAAAAAGGTTTAACATCTTGCGGCAGAAGAGGAAATTTAGTGAAACAAATCCAACTCCTACAAAACCTAAACAGTTGAATATACAACCATCTATTCTACTCTCAGCTGCATCCGAGAGTTCTGAAAATCACTATATCATTGAAAGTCACAGTAAGTGCATATCATGAAATATTAAGTTTCAATTTGTTGTGATTAcgtgtttgaaatttttttatatgtgtaCATTGGTATCCTTACAGTTGCTACTGCGAATATTGGTAATCCGCCTAAGAAGAGGATACAAAGGCATCAAGAACGCATACATGAAGGTTTCAAATTTACTGCTAAAGCCACAACTCAACCAGCATCTTCCTTCTTCAAAAACAATAGTTGTGGCACTTCAAGTGTTAGTCAGTGTACTGTTGATACGACACAACCCACACTAACTAGACCTACTAGACAGTTTCCCTGCAAATTGTCAAGTCAAAGGACTACACCTCAGCCTAGCAGTCAAAACCGTTGGTCAGGAAAATCTATTATCTCGAGCGTGGACTCAGATTCATCTGGTAATGAAAAGATATTGATATTGTAATTCATACGTATTTTTGTGGGAAATGTTTTTTATGACATTACTCTATCAGTATATCAGCTCTCGAGTTAACATGTGATTCTCACGATGTTAAATGTTATATGTTTTCACAATTATTCATTTCTATCATCAGATTGCTCAGAAGATTATTGGGCAAATACCAGTGATGAAGATCACAATTATGACATTTTGTCGGACACAGACACTGATGACGAACAGATCGATATTGTACAACGCCGAGCAGTAACCAACCAGGTGTTTGAGCGTTTTGCT
This genomic stretch from Brassica napus cultivar Da-Ae chromosome C9, Da-Ae, whole genome shotgun sequence harbors:
- the LOC125592429 gene encoding uncharacterized protein LOC125592429 isoform X2, producing the protein MIILSMSYKTLFCITFDRLPKDELCLAIVESKPVGQVLGVSDKDDFFVHTTRKTIAELSESRQVEKCIVMCTIAAIDSDMGWYYLSCKVCSKKVVQVPNDTLDDGEDENELMFNYYCNKCKCYNPKLLPRYKLHLVVLDNTGNSKFFLFDNLALQLLHQPCIELTGPISDEIHGPDVIPLELQNLVGKTYLFKIQIERENYVYKHETYKVLKIVTNLEMISEFDLPASPKVFQRMLLIMLSILSCLMIK
- the LOC125592429 gene encoding uncharacterized protein LOC125592429 isoform X1, which gives rise to MIILSMSYKTLFCITFDRLPKDELCLAIVESKPVGQVLGVSDKDDFFVHTTRKTIAELSESRQVEKCIVMCTIAAIDSDMGWYYLSCKVCSKKVVQVPNDTLDDGEDENELMFNYYCNKCKCYNPKLLPRLYIYEFLSYIVSLSLYLLLHFFICRYKLHLVVLDNTGNSKFFLFDNLALQLLHQPCIELTGPISDEIHGPDVIPLELQNLVGKTYLFKIQIERENYVYKHETYKVLKIVTNLEMISEFDLPASPKVFQRMLLIMLSILSCLMIK